In one Umezawaea sp. Da 62-37 genomic region, the following are encoded:
- a CDS encoding siderophore-interacting protein — protein sequence MPRRARPTVVHTIALRELEVARVVDVTPGLRRVTLTGDQLGSFTGSDGTTFPEFASEGFDDSVRLIFPYPGESEPVVPVHKDGKFRWPADPPALWRVYTVRRYDAQARELDIDFVRHGVGVATTWAYRANPGDRLHVGGPSVSTKRPEGYDRYLVVGDDTAIPAIDRLLGELPDDARAEVYIEVAEESHRIDFPERPGVRVTWIVRNGLAAGSEPLLLRAVREAGRREGSMFAWLAGEQSAVRDLRRYLVEERGVDKSDIDFTGYWRRAEVVALDEDPAMPDPERNDEAFGKFHEMSELLPPLAIRAAANLGIADCISRGVRTVPALALHIGANERSLAKFLRYLQAIELLEREGDEYKLSETGEFLTDESVLDHLVPGGVEFRMSQAFHGLEAAVRHDRPVLESVTGQDWDALRGDAAFEHKRLENKSRFAQVLADPLAKSPALAGVRKVVVHAAGAVVHADYLTAVHPEATVTIVALPTAADWFRGDIPLSIADAARRDRMRIVEQSVFEKTEPADAVLIIDALGQHRDAEAKLVLRQAAASLSPGGRVLLVEDTFDPGELDEHDAELDILRLTLHGSGYRTEAELEAVIAGAGLKVIATSLVGWGNTVRVLAP from the coding sequence GTGCCGCGTCGTGCCCGCCCCACCGTCGTACACACCATCGCCCTGCGGGAGTTGGAGGTGGCGCGGGTCGTCGACGTCACTCCCGGACTGCGCAGGGTGACCCTGACCGGTGATCAGCTGGGATCGTTCACCGGAAGCGACGGTACGACCTTCCCCGAGTTCGCCAGCGAGGGTTTCGACGACAGCGTCCGGCTGATCTTCCCGTACCCCGGCGAAAGCGAGCCGGTGGTCCCCGTCCACAAGGACGGCAAGTTCAGGTGGCCTGCCGACCCGCCGGCGCTGTGGCGGGTCTACACGGTCCGGCGGTACGACGCGCAGGCCCGCGAACTCGACATCGACTTCGTGCGACACGGCGTGGGCGTCGCGACGACGTGGGCGTACCGCGCGAACCCCGGCGATCGCCTCCACGTCGGGGGACCGTCGGTCTCCACCAAGCGGCCCGAGGGTTACGACCGGTACCTCGTCGTCGGCGACGACACGGCCATCCCGGCGATCGACCGGTTGCTCGGGGAACTGCCCGACGACGCGCGGGCCGAGGTCTACATCGAGGTGGCCGAGGAGTCGCACCGGATCGACTTCCCGGAACGCCCCGGTGTCCGGGTGACCTGGATCGTGCGGAACGGACTGGCAGCGGGATCCGAGCCGTTGCTGCTGCGGGCGGTGCGCGAGGCCGGCCGGCGAGAGGGCTCGATGTTCGCTTGGCTCGCCGGGGAGCAGTCCGCGGTACGCGATCTGCGGCGGTACCTCGTCGAGGAGCGCGGTGTCGACAAGTCCGACATCGACTTCACCGGCTACTGGCGGCGCGCGGAGGTCGTGGCGTTGGACGAAGACCCCGCCATGCCGGACCCCGAGCGCAACGACGAGGCCTTCGGGAAGTTCCACGAGATGTCGGAGTTGCTCCCGCCGCTGGCGATCCGGGCGGCCGCAAACCTCGGCATCGCCGACTGCATCAGCCGCGGAGTGCGCACCGTGCCCGCGCTCGCACTGCACATCGGCGCGAACGAGCGTTCCCTGGCGAAGTTCCTGCGGTACCTGCAAGCGATCGAACTCCTGGAACGGGAAGGCGATGAGTACAAGCTCAGCGAGACCGGCGAGTTCCTGACCGACGAGTCCGTGCTCGACCACCTGGTTCCCGGCGGGGTCGAGTTCCGCATGTCGCAGGCGTTCCACGGTCTTGAAGCGGCGGTCCGCCACGATCGTCCGGTGTTGGAGTCGGTGACCGGCCAGGATTGGGATGCCCTCCGCGGCGATGCGGCCTTCGAGCACAAGCGCCTGGAGAACAAGTCCCGGTTCGCGCAGGTGCTCGCCGACCCGCTCGCGAAGTCACCCGCGCTCGCGGGCGTCCGCAAGGTGGTCGTCCACGCGGCTGGTGCGGTGGTCCACGCCGACTACCTCACCGCGGTGCACCCGGAGGCGACGGTGACCATCGTGGCGCTCCCCACCGCGGCGGACTGGTTCCGCGGGGACATCCCGCTCAGCATCGCGGACGCGGCGCGACGCGACCGGATGAGGATCGTCGAGCAGTCGGTGTTCGAGAAGACCGAACCCGCGGACGCCGTGCTGATCATCGACGCGCTCGGGCAGCATCGTGACGCGGAGGCGAAGCTCGTCCTTCGGCAGGCCGCCGCGAGCCTGAGCCCCGGCGGCCGGGTGCTGCTGGTGGAGGACACCTTCGATCCCGGCGAGTTGGACGAACACGACGCGGAACTCGACATCCTGCGGTTGACGCTCCACGGGTCCGGATACCGCACCGAGGCCGAACTGGAGGCGGTCATCGCCGGCGCCGGGTTGAAGGTGATCGCGACGTCGCTCGTGGGGTGGGGCAACACGGTGCGAGTGCTGGCGCCGTGA
- a CDS encoding phosphopantetheine-binding protein: MTLSTEQLIADVADVLYLEPAEIDYELSLHDQGMDSVRLMDLVERWRTAGVERIDFITLAEDSRLGHWIEVMEKFQAGDEVTS, translated from the coding sequence ATGACCCTGAGCACCGAGCAGTTGATCGCCGACGTCGCCGACGTGCTGTACCTCGAGCCCGCGGAGATCGACTACGAGTTGAGCCTCCACGACCAGGGGATGGACTCGGTGCGCCTCATGGACCTGGTGGAGCGGTGGCGCACCGCGGGGGTGGAGCGGATCGACTTCATCACCCTGGCCGAGGACTCGCGACTGGGTCACTGGATCGAGGTCATGGAGAAGTTCCAGGCCGGTGACGAAGTGACTTCATGA